The genomic interval AGAAAGTCGCGCGCAAACTGCTGGAATCGGCCCTCAAGACCGACAAGCGCACCCACCCGCAGCAGGCCTGGGCCGACCCGCGGCTCAGCTATCCCATCGACGGCGGCGTCATCAGGATCCGCATCCAGGACCAGAACGCCTGCTTCAATCTCAATGCCCTGAGCACCTTGAACACGCCTCAGGACGCCTCCCAGACCAAGGAGCCGCTGCTCTTGCGCCAGTTCGCCCGCCTGCTGGAAGAGCTGGGGGCCGACGAGTCCCAGACGGCGCAACTGGTCGAGCCGCTGCGCGACTGGCTTGACAACGACACCCTGCCGACCGGAGTCAAGGGTGCCGAAGACCTGTTCTACACCGGCCTGGAGCCGGCCTATCTGCCGGCGAACGGCCCCTTGGCGGATCCGACGGAGCTTTATCTCATCGGCGGCTTCCGGCAACTGGCCGCCAAGGCTCGGAACGACGAACAGAGTTTTCTGCACAGGCTTCGCCCTTATCTGTGCGCCCTGCCCGACACCAAGCTGCAGGTCAACGTGAATAGCCTCGGCCCGGAGCAGGCGCCGCTCCTCTCGGCCCTGTTCGAGGGACAGGTCCCCCACCGTCTGCTGACGCAATGGTTGAGCGAACGACCCGCGGAAGGCTTCGGCAATGTCGACGAGTTCTGGGCGCTGCTGACCCAGAGCGGCGACGACACGCTCTCCAGCGACGTCGACGCGGCCGTCAAGACGCAGCTCAAGGTCTCCTCCGAATTCTTTCTGGCCCGGATCGAGGTCGACTACCACGACGCGAATCTGGTGCTGCTATCGCGCATCCAGATGCGCAACGGCACCTCCGCCGTGTACCAACGCCATTATGGAGCGCTCGATGAATGAGTTTCTGCTGGTGAGTCTCGGGCCGCGGCCCGAGGCGCCCGTCGAGTGGCTGGTCTGGAACCCGGACGAGGCCCGCTGCGTCGACGCCGGACGGCTCGCCCATGCCGACGAGCTTCCCCAGCTGGCGCAACTGGCCCGTACCCACTCTTGTTATGCACTGCTGCCCCAGGAGCAGGTGCTGGTGAGCGAAGTCCGGCTGCCCAACGCCAGCCGCGCCGCCCGGCGGACGATACCCTACCAGCTCGAAGAACAACTCTGCGACGACCCGGCCCTGCTGCATTTCGCGGTGGGCAGCCCGCGCGCGGACCACCGCTACCCGGTGGCGATCGTCGCGCGCACGCTGATCGCGTCCTGGCGCGACCGCTTGCGCGCGGCGTCGATCCCGGCCAGGGCGCTGTTCGCCGATGCCCAGAGCCTGCGCGGCGACCCGGAGCGGCTGATGGCGACGCCCCTGGGCGAACGCCTGCTGATCAACGGCGCCGGCCTGGCCGGCCTGGCGTTCGCCAGCGAGGAACTGGCGAGCTGGCGACCGCTCCTGGAGCGGCACGGCGTCCTGGAAAGGCTGCCCGCCGCGCCGGACGCCCCGCCACTGGCGGCGCTGGCCGCGCGCCTGTCGCCCGAGCAGGCCATCGACCTGCTGCAGGGCGAGTACCGGCTGCAGGATGCACCCGAAACACGGCTGCGCAGCCTGAGGATTCCCGCGGCGCTGGGCCTGCTGACGCTGATCCTGGGCTTCGCCGCCCTGGGCCTCGAAAACCATCGCCTGGCCCGCCAGAAGGAAGCGCTCGACAAGCAGGTCGTCGAGCTGTTCCGCGAGGCCTTTCCGGAAGTGCGGAGAATCGTCGACCCGCGGGCCCAACTGGAACAGAAGCTCGACGAACTGCGTCAACGCCGGCAGGGCTCGCGCTTTCTGCGCCTGCTGGAGAGGAGCGCCCCGGCCTTCCGCCAGCATGGCGCCGTCAGGGTGACCGGCATGCGCTACGCGGAAGACGAGCGGCGCCTGGAGCTGGAACTGCAGGCGGCCGAGCAGTCCGCCTTCGAACGCTTCGCCGCCGCGCTGGAGCAGAACGGGCTGCGGGCCCGGCTCGGCCAGGTGCAGAAGCGCCAGCAGGACACCACCGCCCAGATGGCCGTAGAAGGAGTCGACTAGATGATCAAAGCCTGGATACAGGAGCTGAGCGACCGGGAAAGACTGCTTCTCGCGGGAGGCGTGCTGCTGGCTCTCGCCACCCTACTCTACCTGCTCGCCTGGCGCCCCATGGCGGCGGAGCAGGCACGCCTGCGGGAGCAGGTGGAGCGCAAGCAGGCCCTGGTCGCCTGGATGAGTGCCGCGAGCGAAGAGGCGAAACGTCTGCAGCCGTCCGGCACGCTGTCGGCGCCGAGCGACAAGCCCCTCGAACAACTACTGGCGGATCAGGCCTCGCGCCTGCAGCTCAAGGTGGCACAGGTCACCTCCGGCAGCGCGGGCGAAGTCACGCTCGCCCTCGACAGCGCCGACTTCAACCGGCTGCTGCAACTGCTGGAGCAGTCGAGCCGGGACGGCATCCGCCTGCTCAGGGCCGACCTGCGCAGCGCCGCCGCGCCCGGCCGGGTGGGCGCGCAGCTGACGTTTTCGAAGTAGCGCCCCGACCGCCTGCCCCTCAGCCCAACGCCTTCTCGAACACCTTCGACTGGCGCTGGTAGTTGTACAGCGAGGCGCGCGCCGCTGGCAGGCGCTCGACGCCGCTGGGCTGGAAGCCGCGCTCGCGGAACCAGTGGGCGGTGCGGGTGGTGAGCACGAACAGGGTCTTGAGGCCGAGCGCGCGGGCGCGCGCCTCGATGCGCTCAAGCAGCTCATCGCCGCGCCCGCCGTGGCGATACTCCGGGTTCACCGCCAGGCAGGCCAGCTCGCCGGCATCCGAGTCGGCAATCGGATAGAGCGCGGCGCAGGCGATGATCAGCCCGTCGCGCTCGACGATGCTGAACTGGCCGATCTCGCGCTCCAGCACCTCGCGCGAGCGGCGCACCAGGATGCCCTGCTCCTCCAGCGGGCGGATCAGCTCGAGCAGCCCGCCGACGTCCTCGATGGTCGCCTCGCGCAGCTTCTCGAACTGCTCCTGGGTGACCAGGGTGCCGCCGCCCTCGCGGGTGAACAGTTCGGTGAGCAGCGCGCCGTCCTCGGCATGGCTGACCATGTGGCTGCGCGGCACGCCGGCGCGGCAGGCCTGGGCGGCGGCGTCGAGCAGCTCGCCCTGGTAGTCGCCGCCCAGGCGCGCCAGGTGCGCCGGCACCTGCTGCGGACGCAGCTCGCGGATCAAGGCGCCGTGCTCGTCGAGCAGACCCGGCTCGGCGCCGAACAGCAGCAGCTTGTCGGCCTTCAGGTCGATGGCCGCACGGGTCGCCACGTCCTCGCAGGCGAGGTTGAAGATCTCCCCGGTGGGCGAATAGCCCAAAGGCGAAAGCAGCACGATGGCGCGCTCGTCGAGCTGGCGGCCGATGCCCTTGCGGTCGATGCGCCGCACTTCGCCGGTGTGCAGGTAGTCGACGCCGTCGACCACGCCGATCGGCCGGGCGGTGACGAAGTTGCCGCCGACCACCCGCAGCCGGGCGCCCTGCATCGGCGAGGCGGCCATGTCCATCGACAGGCGCGCCTCGATGGCCATGCGCAGGCTGCCGACCGCATCGATCACGCACTCCAGGGTCGGCCCGTCGGTGATCCGCAGACCGCGGTGGTAGCGCGGCGTCAGCCCGCGGGCGGCGAGGCGCGCCTCGATCTGCGGGCGCGAGCCGTGCACCAGCACCAGGCGCACGCCGAGGCTGTGCAGCAGCACCAGGTCGTGGACGATGTTGCCGAAGTTGGGATGCTCGACGCCCTCGCCCGGCAGCATGACCACGAAGGTGCGGTCGCGGTGGGCATTAATGTAGGGCGAGGCGTGGCGGAGCCAGTTGACGTAGTCGCGCATGAAAAACCTGTCGATGGAAAACTCGTATCTGCGGTCGTGTGTGGGAGCGGGGCAATAATGCCCAATCAGCAGGGTGGATGGCCGGAGCCATCCACCCTACGAACTGCGCCGCTCAGGCGGGATTCAGACAATAATGCCCGATCAGCCGGCGCAGCAGCTGCACGGTCGGCTCGATCCGCGCCAGCTCCAGATACTCGTCCGGCTGGTGGGCGCAGGCGATGTCGCCGGGGCCGAGAACGATGGTCTCGCAGCCGAGCTGCTGCAGGTAGGGCGCCTCGGTGCCGAAGGCCACCGCCTCGGCCCGGTGCCCGGTGAGGCGTTCGGCGAGCAGCACCAGTTCGCTGTCCGCCGCCTGCTCGAACGGCGGCAGACCGGGGAACAGCGGGCTGTAGTCGATGCGCACGCCGCGCCGCTCGGCCAGCGGCCGCAGCTTGCCGCGGATCGCCGCGCGCAGCTGCTCCGGCTCCATCCCCGGC from Azotobacter salinestris carries:
- the gspK gene encoding type II secretion system minor pseudopilin GspK, producing the protein MKGSALAARQHGRGMALMVVLLVVALISLIATHLGSLVQLNIRQAANREQYQQAYWFALGGEKVARKLLESALKTDKRTHPQQAWADPRLSYPIDGGVIRIRIQDQNACFNLNALSTLNTPQDASQTKEPLLLRQFARLLEELGADESQTAQLVEPLRDWLDNDTLPTGVKGAEDLFYTGLEPAYLPANGPLADPTELYLIGGFRQLAAKARNDEQSFLHRLRPYLCALPDTKLQVNVNSLGPEQAPLLSALFEGQVPHRLLTQWLSERPAEGFGNVDEFWALLTQSGDDTLSSDVDAAVKTQLKVSSEFFLARIEVDYHDANLVLLSRIQMRNGTSAVYQRHYGALDE
- the gspL gene encoding type II secretion system protein GspL; the encoded protein is MNEFLLVSLGPRPEAPVEWLVWNPDEARCVDAGRLAHADELPQLAQLARTHSCYALLPQEQVLVSEVRLPNASRAARRTIPYQLEEQLCDDPALLHFAVGSPRADHRYPVAIVARTLIASWRDRLRAASIPARALFADAQSLRGDPERLMATPLGERLLINGAGLAGLAFASEELASWRPLLERHGVLERLPAAPDAPPLAALAARLSPEQAIDLLQGEYRLQDAPETRLRSLRIPAALGLLTLILGFAALGLENHRLARQKEALDKQVVELFREAFPEVRRIVDPRAQLEQKLDELRQRRQGSRFLRLLERSAPAFRQHGAVRVTGMRYAEDERRLELELQAAEQSAFERFAAALEQNGLRARLGQVQKRQQDTTAQMAVEGVD
- the gspM gene encoding type II secretion system protein GspM; this translates as MIKAWIQELSDRERLLLAGGVLLALATLLYLLAWRPMAAEQARLREQVERKQALVAWMSAASEEAKRLQPSGTLSAPSDKPLEQLLADQASRLQLKVAQVTSGSAGEVTLALDSADFNRLLQLLEQSSRDGIRLLRADLRSAAAPGRVGAQLTFSK
- the argA gene encoding amino-acid N-acetyltransferase; the encoded protein is MRDYVNWLRHASPYINAHRDRTFVVMLPGEGVEHPNFGNIVHDLVLLHSLGVRLVLVHGSRPQIEARLAARGLTPRYHRGLRITDGPTLECVIDAVGSLRMAIEARLSMDMAASPMQGARLRVVGGNFVTARPIGVVDGVDYLHTGEVRRIDRKGIGRQLDERAIVLLSPLGYSPTGEIFNLACEDVATRAAIDLKADKLLLFGAEPGLLDEHGALIRELRPQQVPAHLARLGGDYQGELLDAAAQACRAGVPRSHMVSHAEDGALLTELFTREGGGTLVTQEQFEKLREATIEDVGGLLELIRPLEEQGILVRRSREVLEREIGQFSIVERDGLIIACAALYPIADSDAGELACLAVNPEYRHGGRGDELLERIEARARALGLKTLFVLTTRTAHWFRERGFQPSGVERLPAARASLYNYQRQSKVFEKALG